In Deltaproteobacteria bacterium, one genomic interval encodes:
- a CDS encoding rod shape-determining protein MreC: MRSFFRNWWRLLVTVALLVAAIQVFVRPVTALERAEPVRAAGVVLFRPFYSAADFLRGGLSGVWDRYLALVGVSRENERLRKEVTALRERLQETRDAVLENRRLKELLRYSETVERRTLGARVVGHDVSPWFRAIFLGTGSEAGVETGMSVVTP, from the coding sequence ATGCGATCCTTCTTCCGGAATTGGTGGCGGCTCCTCGTTACCGTGGCGCTCCTGGTCGCGGCGATCCAGGTCTTCGTCCGCCCTGTGACCGCCCTGGAGCGCGCCGAGCCGGTGCGCGCCGCCGGGGTCGTCCTCTTCCGTCCCTTCTACTCCGCCGCGGACTTTCTGCGCGGCGGCCTTTCCGGCGTGTGGGACCGGTACCTCGCCCTGGTGGGTGTGTCCCGGGAGAACGAGCGGCTGCGGAAGGAGGTGACGGCGCTCCGGGAGCGGCTCCAAGAGACCCGAGACGCCGTCCTCGAGAACCGGCGATTGAAGGAGCTCCTGCGCTACTCGGAGACCGTCGAGCGGCGGACCCTCGGGGCGCGCGTGGTCGGGCACGACGTCTCCCCCTGGTTCCGGGCGATCTTCCTCGGCACAGGCTCGGAGGCGGGGGTCGAGACCGGGATGTCCGTGGTCACTCC
- a CDS encoding rod shape-determining protein codes for MIFDRLLGLFSHDLAIDLGTATTLVYVKGEGIICSEPSAVAVHRDTRGTKKVLAVGIEAKRMIGRTPGNIVAIRPIKDGVIADFEVTEAMLRYFIRKAHKARTLVRPRIIICVPYGCTEVERRAVRESAQSAGAREVYLIEEPLAAAIGAGLPITEPSGSMIVDIGGGTTEVAVISLGGIVKSASVRVAGDKMDEAILQYVKRKYNLLIGEPTAEHIKVAIGNAFPGFSESTEIKGLDMVSGVPKALTLHSDEVREALSEPVRIIVDAVKSVFEETPPELAGDIYDRGIVLAGGGALLRNLDALLREETGLPVTVAEDPLSCVVLGSGKALDELDLLRQVALINR; via the coding sequence AAGGGGGAGGGGATCATCTGCTCCGAGCCCTCGGCCGTGGCGGTCCACCGGGACACCCGGGGGACCAAGAAGGTGCTCGCCGTCGGGATCGAGGCGAAGCGGATGATCGGGCGCACGCCGGGGAACATCGTGGCGATCCGCCCCATCAAGGACGGCGTCATCGCCGATTTCGAGGTCACCGAGGCGATGCTCCGGTACTTCATCCGGAAGGCCCACAAGGCCCGCACCCTCGTGCGGCCCCGCATCATCATCTGCGTCCCCTACGGCTGCACCGAGGTGGAGCGGCGCGCCGTTCGCGAGTCCGCGCAAAGCGCAGGCGCCCGGGAGGTGTATCTCATCGAGGAGCCGCTGGCGGCCGCGATCGGGGCGGGGCTCCCCATCACCGAACCGTCCGGCAGCATGATCGTCGACATCGGCGGAGGGACGACCGAGGTGGCGGTCATCTCCCTCGGGGGGATCGTCAAGAGCGCGTCGGTGCGGGTGGCCGGCGACAAGATGGACGAGGCGATCCTCCAGTACGTGAAGCGGAAGTACAACCTGCTGATCGGCGAGCCGACGGCGGAACATATCAAGGTTGCGATCGGGAACGCGTTTCCGGGCTTCTCGGAATCCACGGAGATCAAGGGACTCGACATGGTCTCCGGGGTGCCCAAGGCGCTCACCCTCCACTCGGACGAGGTGCGCGAGGCGCTGTCCGAGCCGGTCCGGATCATCGTCGACGCCGTCAAGTCCGTTTTCGAGGAAACCCCGCCGGAGCTGGCGGGAGACATCTACGACCGGGGAATCGTGCTCGCCGGCGGCGGGGCGCTGCTGCGCAATCTCGACGCCCTGCTGCGGGAAGAGACGGGGCTCCCCGTCACGGTGGCGGAGGACCCCCTCTCCTGCGTTGTGCTCGGGTCCGGCAAGGCGTTGGACGAGCTCGACCTGCTCCGGCAGGTGGCCCTGATCAACCGATAG